One genomic segment of Rhodothermales bacterium includes these proteins:
- a CDS encoding PhoH family protein, with protein sequence MAEKTLTIEGVEPLLLFGFNDTYLRKIEAAFADTRITARGHQLILRGDDDAIQRIEQILTELTRVLTRNGNLTERDIDTVLDLTMVSNRIPRADTADVILFTPTGGVVKAKTPGQVRLVAAARRNDIAFAIGPAGTGKTYTAVALAVSALKSHQVKKLILSRPAVEAGESLGFLPGDFREKIDPYLRPLYDALEDMIRHEKLAAYLDQNTVEIVPLAYMRGRTLSNAFVILDEAQNATAAQMKMFLTRLGPGSRCIITGDVTQTDLPRTADSGLVQATRILQGVEGIDFVEFDKGDVVRHRLVKDIIEAYEKHTEQEAA encoded by the coding sequence TTGGCTGAAAAGACCCTGACCATCGAGGGCGTCGAGCCGCTCCTGTTGTTCGGCTTCAACGACACCTACCTCCGCAAGATCGAAGCCGCCTTCGCGGACACCCGCATCACCGCGCGCGGCCACCAGCTCATCCTCCGCGGCGACGACGACGCAATCCAGCGCATCGAGCAGATCCTCACCGAGCTGACCCGCGTGCTCACGCGCAACGGCAACCTCACCGAGCGCGACATCGATACGGTCCTCGACCTCACGATGGTCAGCAACCGGATCCCGCGCGCCGACACCGCCGACGTCATCCTCTTCACGCCGACGGGCGGCGTCGTCAAGGCCAAGACGCCGGGGCAGGTCCGCCTCGTCGCGGCGGCGCGGCGGAACGACATCGCGTTCGCGATCGGCCCGGCGGGCACGGGGAAGACGTACACCGCCGTCGCCCTCGCCGTCTCCGCGCTGAAGAGCCACCAGGTCAAGAAGCTCATCCTGAGCCGCCCCGCCGTCGAGGCCGGCGAGAGCCTCGGCTTCCTCCCCGGCGACTTCCGCGAGAAGATCGACCCCTATCTCCGGCCGCTCTACGACGCGCTCGAGGACATGATCCGCCACGAGAAGCTCGCTGCCTACCTCGACCAGAACACCGTCGAGATCGTCCCGCTCGCCTACATGCGCGGGCGCACGCTGAGCAACGCGTTCGTGATTCTCGACGAGGCGCAGAACGCGACGGCCGCGCAGATGAAGATGTTTCTGACCCGGCTCGGCCCCGGCTCCCGCTGCATCATCACCGGCGACGTGACGCAGACCGACCTCCCGCGCACGGCCGACAGCGGGCTCGTCCAGGCGACGCGAATTCTGCAAGGCGTCGAGGGCATCGACTTCGTCGAGTTCGACAAGGGCGACGTGGTCCGGCACCGGCTCGTGAAGGACATCATCGAGGCCTACGAGAAGCACACCGAGCAGGAGGCGGCGTGA
- a CDS encoding MBL fold metallo-hydrolase gives MIPYGDLRIHPLPEGRFTVGVDKRFVPHTDGEPFPKGTLFISVTPFLVETPSELLLLDTGLGEYAVGRDATFLVDGIRRAGFEREDVTRVLLSHLHFDHSGGAVLSAGGFDQPTFPNAVHVVQRGEIDAPYEGVSEEARDRVIHALETAGQLVTVEGDGFLTDEIEYRHTGGHSRDHQIFRLHTGGRIAVFGGDVVPSPGHLRRRFRAKYDYDAERSLVERTRIIEEAADHGHLLLLYHSPEEPAAHVSDLGGPQGYLVEQVMG, from the coding sequence GTGATCCCGTACGGCGACCTCCGCATCCACCCGCTCCCCGAGGGCCGGTTCACCGTCGGCGTGGACAAGCGGTTCGTGCCGCACACGGACGGCGAACCGTTCCCAAAAGGGACGCTGTTCATCTCCGTCACCCCGTTCCTCGTCGAGACGCCAAGCGAACTGCTGCTGCTCGACACCGGGCTCGGCGAGTACGCCGTGGGCCGCGACGCGACGTTCCTCGTCGACGGCATCCGCCGGGCTGGCTTCGAGCGGGAGGACGTGACGCGCGTGCTCCTCTCCCACCTCCACTTCGACCACAGCGGCGGCGCCGTCCTCTCCGCCGGCGGCTTCGACCAGCCGACGTTCCCCAACGCGGTCCACGTCGTGCAGCGCGGCGAGATCGACGCGCCGTATGAGGGCGTATCGGAGGAGGCGCGGGACCGGGTGATCCACGCGCTGGAAACGGCCGGCCAACTCGTCACCGTCGAGGGCGACGGGTTTCTCACAGACGAGATCGAGTACCGCCACACGGGCGGGCACTCGCGCGATCACCAGATCTTCCGGCTCCACACGGGCGGGCGCATCGCCGTCTTCGGCGGCGACGTGGTGCCGAGCCCCGGCCACCTCCGCCGCCGCTTCCGCGCGAAGTACGATTACGACGCCGAGCGTTCGCTCGTGGAGCGGACGAGGATCATCGAAGAGGCGGCCGACCACGGGCACCTCCTCCTCCTCTACCACTCGCCCGAAGAGCCCGCCGCCCACGTCAGCGACCTCGGCGGCCCGCAGGGCTACCTCGTCGAGCAAGTGATGGGGTAG